In Mariluticola halotolerans, one DNA window encodes the following:
- a CDS encoding very short patch repair endonuclease translates to MVDKATRSRMMSGIRGKNTRPEMIVRQGLHRLGFRFRLHDKRLPGKPDLVLPKYHAVIFVNGCFWHGHDCHLFRWPTTRENFWRTKIEKTVARDNRNKKELKRFGFKVLVVWECELRNNYEESLISLAGLISEKD, encoded by the coding sequence GTGGTAGACAAGGCCACGCGAAGCCGGATGATGTCTGGCATCCGCGGCAAGAATACCAGGCCGGAAATGATCGTAAGACAGGGCCTGCACCGACTTGGCTTCAGGTTTCGCCTGCATGACAAGAGACTGCCGGGCAAACCCGACCTGGTGCTGCCCAAATATCACGCAGTAATTTTTGTGAATGGATGCTTTTGGCACGGGCATGACTGTCATCTGTTTAGGTGGCCGACGACGCGAGAAAATTTTTGGCGGACAAAAATTGAAAAAACCGTAGCGAGAGATAATCGCAACAAAAAAGAGTTAAAAAGATTTGGGTTCAAAGTACTCGTCGTTTGGGAGTGCGAACTTCGAAATAACTACGAGGAAAGCCTCATCAGCTTGGCGGGCCTTATATCGGAAAAGGATTAA